From the Nodularia sphaerocarpa UHCC 0038 genome, the window GCTTCTTCGAGTAAGTATTCAATACCAGTTTGACAATTTTGATTTAGTTCTGGATATGTTTGAGTTATATTTTCATAGAAAATTGTATAGTAGTTTTTCATATAATTCCAATTATTAGTTCTGTTTGATTTGTGCTTGGTATAGTAAGCACCAACCATAGGAGTATAAATGAAATTTGCACCCAATTTTAGAATATCTACTGCAAAATATCTATCACCTAATGCTTTGAGATGTTCAGGAAACTTTGTTTTACTTAAGATGTTTCTGTTCATAAGCATAGCTTGCTGAAGGCAAGGATGAGGTGAATCAGCGAGGAAGTCAGGTATGAGTAAACGTTGAATTAGTTGATCTTTATTCAGTAAACCGATAATATTTTCCTGAGTGTTAACAATATTTTCTTGAGCATCTATAAATACTCGTTCATAATTTGAGTAAAAAACTATATTTTCGCTATTTTGAATTTGCTCTAAATGGCTTAACTGAAATTTTATTTTGTCTTCATGAATCCAATCATCAGAATCTAGACATTGAATCCATTCTCCTTGAGCCTGTTGAACACCAAAATTTCGAGATGATGGTAGTCCGCTATTTTCTTTAAAGAAGTATTTAACTCGCTTATCTATAGTGATCAAATTTTCAGCTATCTCACGAGTATTGTCGGTAGAACCATCATCTACAATCAGACATTCCAAATCAGTAAAGGTTTGTGACAATACACTTTTGACTGAACGCTCTAGGTAGTGACCTTGATTAAAGCAATTTATAATAATTGACACAAGTGGAGTCATTTTTCAATAATTCCTTTTAGTAAGTAAAAATTTTATTGATTACGATTGACAACTTCCCACGGCTAGAAGCTGGGGGATTTCTGAGTGGTTATTTTCAAAATAGCAAAGTATAAAACAAAATTAAAGAAAATTACTACTGCTTCGTGCGTATTAATGGCTGGTTGTTTTTGTATTTTCTGACCACAGCTACAGCATTATATTACCATGATTTATAAAAAGTTACAGATAACATCAACAAAATACAACTAATATTGGTGTTGCTGAATTAAGGAATATATGGGATAGGATCATTGATAAATACTAATCATATCTTTAATTGTGGGGTAAGAAAAGCTAATGCAAGTAATCCGTCTACCGGTGCTTTCCGATAACTATATATTCTTACTGCACGATCGCCAACAAAATATTGCTGCTGTTGTCGATCCAGCAGAGTCTGAACCAGTATTGAAGCAACTTGCAGAACTCAAAGCCGAGTTGGTAGCCATTTTCAATACTCACCACCATAACGATCATGTGGGTGGAAACAAAAAGTTAATCCAACATTTCCCTAACTTGACAGTGTATGGGGGAGCAGAGGATCAAGGAAGAATTCCTGGACAACAGGTATTTTTGCAACAAGGCGATCGCATCCACTTCGGAAATCGCACTGCTGAAGTTTTCTTCATTCCTGGACACACCCGCGCTCATATCGCTTATTACTTCTTCCCCGTAACACCTAGTGAAGCCGGAGAATTATTTTGTGGTGATACCCTGTTTGCTGGCGGTTGCGGTCGTTTATTTGAAGGCACACCCACCCAAATGGTGGAATCTTTGGGTAAACTACGCTCTCTCCCAGATCATACCCGTGTTTGGTGCGCCCACGAATACACTTTAAAAAATCTGGAATTTGCTCTGACTGTTGATAGTGAGAATAAAGAATTACAAAGGCGCTACGACGAAGTTAAAAACCACCGTAGTCGCCAAGAAGCTACTGTTCCTTCATTCTTGGGAGTTGAGAAGCTGACAAATCCGTTTTTACGTTGGGAACAACCTTCATTACAGTTAGCTGTCAAGAGTAGTGATCCAGTACAAACTTTTGCTCGTTTACGGGGAATGAAAGATAGATTTTAGTTAATTTGCTGCTTTTCTCCCGCTATTTTGACGCTGACGCAACTTCACCAAAACTTTAACTCGCCGCTTAAAGTCTTAAAATTCCTCTGGACTCAGCGCCGTTTTTTGCCATGCTGGACGCTGGATTAACTTTTCACACCAATGATTGAGTTTGGGGTAATCACTCAAAGGAATACCCAAATTGGGCAATAATAGGTACAATCGTTCCCGCCACAATGTCTGCTAAAGATAACTGTTGACCACCAAAGAAATGGCGATCGCCTCCGGCGTGGCTTTGCCAATCGCCTCAAGTTTCTGGAAAAAATTTCAGTATTTTATTTAAATAATCAAAACTTATATTTCGCCGTTAAATTTCATAGACTGGAGTTTAGTTGCACATTCTTTGGCGATCGCGATCAAATCCTTCTAACTTCTACACATTTTCTCCCTATATGTATATAATGCAAGCAAGTGCTTACATTTGGTTGTCAAAATTGCCTTATTCTTCATTTATATTGGGAAATAAACCACACCCCGGAAAATAATTACTAGATTTTACAAATTTTAGATATAGTCAAATCTTGCTCAAACAACCTTATATATAAGGTTTACCCACTAAGAGTAGATTACCAACTGCCAATTTGTTTATAAAATGAGAAAATAAAGATGCTCAACTCTCAACCTCCTGAGTCTCAAGTTGCTGCTGAAATTGAACAGCAAGAGCAAACATTTAAACCAAATAAAAAGCGACGTTGGCCATTAATTTTGGGCATAGTCCTGTTAATTGCTGGTAGTGGTGGCGTTGGTTGGCGCTGGTGGCAAAATAGCTTTGCGGGTAATGCACCAGCAGGGGATAGAGCTGCTGCTGGTCAACCGATGGGAATACCTGTGAAGTTAGCCACTGTAGAGACAGGAACCATAGAAGACAGTTCAGTAATTGGTGGCTTTTTAGACGCTCCTGGTTCAGTAGCAATTAAGCCAGAGATTGATGGGCGAATCAGTGAAATTTTATTTAAAGAAGGCGATCGCGTCCAAAAAGGACAAGTTATAATACGCCTGCAAAGTGCCGACACCCAAGCCCGCCTACGACAAGCCAAAGCATCATTAGACCGTACCCAAGCCCGACTAGCCGAACTCAAAGCAGGTACACGTCCCGAAGAAATAGCCCAAGCCAAAGCCAGATTAGTTCAAGCCGAAACTCGCCTCAAAAATGCCCAAGGTGGAGCGCGTCCCGAAGAAATAGCTCAGGCTGAAGCTCAAATTGAAGTCGCTAAATCTGATCTGGAATTAGCACAGTCAAGAGGTCAGAGATACCAACAATTAAGAACAGACGGCGCGGTTTCCCAAGACCAACTAGAAGGATTTCTGGGAGAACAAAGAAGCGCTGAAGCCAGGCTGCAAGAAGCCCAAAGACGGCTAGACCAACTCAGTAAAAGCAGAAGCTCAGATATTAATGAACTAGCTGCGGCTGTAGAAGTAGAAAAGCAAAATGTCAAACAACTAGAGAACGGTTCCCGCCCAGAAGAAATTGCCCAAGCCCGTTCTCAAGTGATGGAAGCCGCCGCCCAAGTCCAGGTAGCCGAAGTTCAACAACAATACACAAACGTTGTCGCGCCTCTAACTGGTATTCTCGGTAATATCCCCGCAAAGGTAGGAGATTTTGTCAGTCAAGGAGACGAACTCACCACACTAAATAAAAATGACACTTTGGAATTAAATTTATCTGTCCCTTTCAACGAAGCCGAAAGATTGCGTGTGGGATTACCAGTACAAGTCCTAGATGCTGAGGGCAAACCTGCCGTCACAGGTAAAGTGAGTTTTATATCGCCAAATATAAGTGTTAATACGCAGAATATTTTAGCTAAAGCCACCTTTACCAATGCCAGAAACCAAATACTCAATCGCCTGAACGTCCAAGCCAGAGTCATCTGGGATGAACGTCCAGGAATCTTAATTCCCACCGAGGCAATATCTCGCATGGGTGGACAGACTTTTGTATTTGTAGCCCAAGCGCCCGCAGAATCGAAACCAGGAATGCCCAACCTCGTAGCTCAACAAAAACCCGTAAAATTGGGAGCCATTGAAGGAAACAATTATCAAGTTCTCGAAGGACTCAAAGCTGGGGAAAAAATCGTTGTTGCTGGCATTCTCAACCTAACTAATGGTGCGCCAATCATGCCAGCACCAGAAGAAACGGGGAATGGGAAACCCTAATACCAATTCGTAATTCGTAATTCGTAATTGAATAATTTTTGGACTCAGAATTTGAGATTTTAGATATTACAGCACTTTGCCAGTAAATTTAGGACTTACGCAAGAACTCTCTAAAACCTTCTTAACTTCGTGTCCTTTGTGTCCTTCGTGGTTCGTTTTCCATAATTTTGCGTAAGTCCTGAAATTAAGTACACATCTTATTAATATTATGAATCTTGTGGAAAGATGCCCTTGTGTACCTGACTCAGATGAAATGTGCTGTAAATGGAAAATCCTCAATCTAAAATCCAAAATTGGTTGACTAATTCCTAACTACCAATTTCTATTTACCCATTTCTCAAATCTATGTTTATTGATTTTTTTATTAAACGGCCAGTTTTTGCGACAGTTTGTGCATTGATTGTCCTGTTATTGGGATTAATTTGTCTTCCCACATTACCCATCGCGCGTTTTCCAGATATTGCGCCCACTCAAATCAACGTCACTGCTAACTTTAGCGGAGCTAGTGCTGAGGACGTTGAAAGCGGTGTGACAAACATCTTAGAACGACAAATCAACGGTATTCAAGGAATCCGCTACATTACTTCCAGCAGTAGTAACGATGGTTCTACTAATATTACAGCCACATTTGATTCATCCCGAAATCCCGATATTGCGGCTGTAGATGTGCAGAACCGGGTTTCTGTTGCCCAACCACAACTGCCAGAATCGGTACAACGCACGGGGGTGAGAGTCTCAAAGCAGTCTAATAATATACTGTTAGCCATTGGTTTATTTGCGGAGAATAATGAATACGACAATATATTTTTAAGCAACTATGCCGACCTTTACTTAGGAGATGCCTTAAAAAGAGTCAAAGGTGTTGGTGATGTAAGAATCTTTGGCGAACGCCGTTATGCAATGCGGCTTTGGTTAGATCCCAATCGCCTTGCAGGTCGGGGGCTAACCACTGCGGATGTCGCCAATGCCCTATCGGAACAAAACTTGCAGGTCGGTGCGGGGAGAATTGGTCAAGAACCGGCTCCTCAAGGGCAAAGATATCAAATTGATGTCCGTGCTGTCAGTAGACTTACGGAACCATCGGAATTTGAGGAAATTGTCCTGAGAACGAACGATGATGGCACATTAATCAAGCTCAAAGATGTGGGGAGAGCCGAACTGGGAGCTGAGAATTACAACTCATTTTTGCGATATCGCGCCAAAGATGCCGTAGGTTTGGGTATTTATCAGCTTCCTGGAAGTAATGCCCTCGATGTGGCGCGGGGAGTTAGGGAAGAAATGGCGCGACTGGCTCCCAATTTTCCGCCGGGATTGGGGTATGAGGTAGCCTTTGACACGACACGCTTTGTAGAAGAGTCAATGTCAGAAGTGGTAAAGACTTTAATTGCAGCAATTATACTGGTTGTGATTGTAATTTTTGTCTTCTTGCAGGACTGGCGAACTACTTTAATTCCCGCCCTGACGGTTCCTTTGTCTTTGATTGGGACATTTATTTTTGCGAGACTTTTTGGCTTTTCTATTAATAGTTTGACTTTATTTGGTCTGACGTTAGCATCTGGGATGGTGGTAGACGACGCGATTGTGGTCGTTGAGCAAATCAGCCGTTTTATCCAGGATAAAGGCATGAGTCCTCGTCGAGCCGCCAGTGAGTCAATGGCTGAACTGTTTGGTGCAGTAATTGCCACTTCCTTGGTGCTGATGGCGGTATTTGTCCCCGTGGCCTTTTTTCCCGGAACCACTGGCGCACTTTATCGGCAATTTGCCCTGACTATCGCCTTCTCCATTGTGATTTCTACTTTTCTGGCTTTGACACTGACACCTTCTTTGTGTGCTTTGCTGCTACGTCCAGGACAAAAAGCTTCCGGCTGGCTGGGTTGGGTTTTTGAGCGCATTAATCAGTTACTCGACTCGGTACAAAGAAGCTATGAGCGATCGCTTAATTTCCTAGTCCGCTTCAAAAACATTATTATAGGACTATTCATCGTCTCCTTGGGAATGACAGCTTGGCTATATATCACAGTACCTACAGCCTTTCTCCCAGAAGAAGACGAAGGCTTTTTCATCACACTAATCCAAGGACCCCAAGGAGTTTCCCTGCAATATACCAGTGATGTCATGTCCCAGGTAGAAAAAGAAATTTTGGCAATTCCTGAAGTCGTGGGAACCTTTGCGGTGGGAGGGTTTAGCTTCAGTGGTAGTACGGCAAATACAGGTATTATATTTACCACATTAAAACCTTGGGGCGATCGCTCACGACCAGACCAAGCAGTACAGGCGATTATCGGTAACTTACGCGGTAAATTATTCGCCATCCCAGAAGCCAGAATCTTCCCCGTAAACCCACCACCCATTCAAGGATTAGGTAACTTTGGCGGCTTCAATTTCCAACTCCAAGACCAAAGAGGTAGTGGTGACTTAGGAAGTTTAGTGCAATCAATGGGTCAAATCCTCGGTCGCGCCAACCAAACACCAGGATTACAAGCTGTATTTAGCACTTTTGCCGCAGAAACACCACAATTGCTCGTAGAAGTAGACCGCAACCGCGCCAACGCATTGCAAGTTTCCATAGAAGATATCTTTCGGACACTGCAAACTGCATTAGGTTCTCAATATGTCAATGATTTCAACCTCCAGCAGCGTAATTATCGAGTTTATATCCAAGCAGACCAACAGTTTCGCTCCAACCCCAAAGATATAGATCAACTATCTGTGCGTTCTCAAACCAATCAAATGATTCCTTTGAAGAACTTAATTACAACTACTGATGTTGTGGGAGCGCA encodes:
- a CDS encoding glycosyltransferase family 2 protein gives rise to the protein MTPLVSIIINCFNQGHYLERSVKSVLSQTFTDLECLIVDDGSTDNTREIAENLITIDKRVKYFFKENSGLPSSRNFGVQQAQGEWIQCLDSDDWIHEDKIKFQLSHLEQIQNSENIVFYSNYERVFIDAQENIVNTQENIIGLLNKDQLIQRLLIPDFLADSPHPCLQQAMLMNRNILSKTKFPEHLKALGDRYFAVDILKLGANFIYTPMVGAYYTKHKSNRTNNWNYMKNYYTIFYENITQTYPELNQNCQTGIEYLLEEAIREKDQDLFNRLIKIVPTPVYLFDKKIKTTNTASIKILNALRSIIPNFLLYEKYRGPRSKKLISFVSGKIKSVKNILGLPQ
- the gloB gene encoding hydroxyacylglutathione hydrolase yields the protein MQVIRLPVLSDNYIFLLHDRQQNIAAVVDPAESEPVLKQLAELKAELVAIFNTHHHNDHVGGNKKLIQHFPNLTVYGGAEDQGRIPGQQVFLQQGDRIHFGNRTAEVFFIPGHTRAHIAYYFFPVTPSEAGELFCGDTLFAGGCGRLFEGTPTQMVESLGKLRSLPDHTRVWCAHEYTLKNLEFALTVDSENKELQRRYDEVKNHRSRQEATVPSFLGVEKLTNPFLRWEQPSLQLAVKSSDPVQTFARLRGMKDRF
- a CDS encoding efflux RND transporter periplasmic adaptor subunit, with the protein product MLNSQPPESQVAAEIEQQEQTFKPNKKRRWPLILGIVLLIAGSGGVGWRWWQNSFAGNAPAGDRAAAGQPMGIPVKLATVETGTIEDSSVIGGFLDAPGSVAIKPEIDGRISEILFKEGDRVQKGQVIIRLQSADTQARLRQAKASLDRTQARLAELKAGTRPEEIAQAKARLVQAETRLKNAQGGARPEEIAQAEAQIEVAKSDLELAQSRGQRYQQLRTDGAVSQDQLEGFLGEQRSAEARLQEAQRRLDQLSKSRSSDINELAAAVEVEKQNVKQLENGSRPEEIAQARSQVMEAAAQVQVAEVQQQYTNVVAPLTGILGNIPAKVGDFVSQGDELTTLNKNDTLELNLSVPFNEAERLRVGLPVQVLDAEGKPAVTGKVSFISPNISVNTQNILAKATFTNARNQILNRLNVQARVIWDERPGILIPTEAISRMGGQTFVFVAQAPAESKPGMPNLVAQQKPVKLGAIEGNNYQVLEGLKAGEKIVVAGILNLTNGAPIMPAPEETGNGKP
- a CDS encoding efflux RND transporter permease subunit, with amino-acid sequence MFIDFFIKRPVFATVCALIVLLLGLICLPTLPIARFPDIAPTQINVTANFSGASAEDVESGVTNILERQINGIQGIRYITSSSSNDGSTNITATFDSSRNPDIAAVDVQNRVSVAQPQLPESVQRTGVRVSKQSNNILLAIGLFAENNEYDNIFLSNYADLYLGDALKRVKGVGDVRIFGERRYAMRLWLDPNRLAGRGLTTADVANALSEQNLQVGAGRIGQEPAPQGQRYQIDVRAVSRLTEPSEFEEIVLRTNDDGTLIKLKDVGRAELGAENYNSFLRYRAKDAVGLGIYQLPGSNALDVARGVREEMARLAPNFPPGLGYEVAFDTTRFVEESMSEVVKTLIAAIILVVIVIFVFLQDWRTTLIPALTVPLSLIGTFIFARLFGFSINSLTLFGLTLASGMVVDDAIVVVEQISRFIQDKGMSPRRAASESMAELFGAVIATSLVLMAVFVPVAFFPGTTGALYRQFALTIAFSIVISTFLALTLTPSLCALLLRPGQKASGWLGWVFERINQLLDSVQRSYERSLNFLVRFKNIIIGLFIVSLGMTAWLYITVPTAFLPEEDEGFFITLIQGPQGVSLQYTSDVMSQVEKEILAIPEVVGTFAVGGFSFSGSTANTGIIFTTLKPWGDRSRPDQAVQAIIGNLRGKLFAIPEARIFPVNPPPIQGLGNFGGFNFQLQDQRGSGDLGSLVQSMGQILGRANQTPGLQAVFSTFAAETPQLLVEVDRNRANALQVSIEDIFRTLQTALGSQYVNDFNLQQRNYRVYIQADQQFRSNPKDIDQLSVRSQTNQMIPLKNLITTTDVVGAQTINHYNLFRSIEINGSAAPGSSSGNAIQAMENLAKEILPPGFGYQWSGTALEEIDSGGLAPIIFGLGIVFVFLVLAAQYENYIDPLIILLSVPLAIFGALVAQSMRGFSNDVYCQIGLVMLIGLASKNAILIVEFANQLRNEGFSITKAAVQASQERLRPILMTAFSTLLGIFPLTIATGAGAGSRQSLGTTVFGGMLIATFLSLFVVPILYIVMKTTTESLFKPNRHQMQLDRETTYSSKHNE